The proteins below are encoded in one region of Methanoculleus taiwanensis:
- a CDS encoding Ppx/GppA phosphatase family protein translates to MADRSTERVVAFMDLGTNSIRALIVRLNPNGSYTILTKQKELVRLGEGEFEHGNLLPEAIDRTVNVCRKFTELARSFGAGEIVAFATSATREAQNRDELLRRLEEEAGLAFGVISGREEARLIYLGVASAVDLGDRSMLFIDIGGGSTEVGVGDQHGYRLLESLQVGALRLTNLLVRPDREGVVTPENYHEIRRHVRAEGIHPLHRLKNQKVDVSYGCSGTIQTLASTARHLCHPGVPETEYVLAHADLQRIAAYLCSLPLEERRRVPGMVADRADILIGGAAILDVLMEELGIPEIRISDRTLRDGMLVDYLSRTEGFPHAEPLSVRRRSVIQLGRSCGIDEEHALTVVRLALELYDSAAREGLHACGPWEREMLEYAAYLHDVGSFISFRGHQIHSRYIIGNADLLGFDQGETAVLALIARYHRKKVPGKKEADLEPLTSRNRRAVRILSTLLRYAEHLDRTHADLVRHARFTHCGDDEVCLEVGCPGDCSLEVWAARSDADAFAKVFGKKLVVASVSPK, encoded by the coding sequence ATGGCAGACCGATCTACAGAGAGAGTAGTGGCATTCATGGATCTTGGCACGAACTCTATTCGCGCCCTCATCGTCCGGCTCAACCCGAACGGTTCGTATACGATCCTCACGAAGCAGAAAGAACTTGTGCGCCTCGGTGAAGGTGAGTTCGAGCACGGAAACCTCCTTCCCGAGGCGATCGACAGGACGGTGAACGTCTGCAGGAAGTTCACCGAGCTCGCCCGCAGTTTCGGCGCCGGCGAGATCGTTGCATTCGCCACCTCGGCGACCCGCGAGGCGCAGAACCGCGATGAGCTTCTCAGGCGTCTCGAGGAGGAGGCGGGTCTTGCGTTCGGCGTGATCTCGGGGCGCGAGGAGGCACGGTTAATCTATCTCGGCGTCGCGAGTGCCGTCGACCTCGGCGACCGGTCGATGCTCTTCATCGACATCGGGGGCGGGAGCACCGAGGTGGGCGTCGGCGACCAGCACGGTTACCGGCTCCTCGAAAGTCTGCAGGTGGGAGCGCTCCGTCTCACCAACCTCCTCGTCAGGCCGGACAGGGAAGGCGTCGTTACCCCGGAGAACTACCACGAGATCCGGAGGCACGTCAGAGCCGAAGGGATCCACCCACTGCACCGCCTCAAAAATCAGAAGGTCGATGTCTCTTACGGGTGCTCCGGGACTATCCAGACGCTCGCCAGCACCGCACGGCATCTCTGCCATCCCGGGGTTCCGGAGACAGAGTACGTCCTCGCGCATGCCGATCTCCAGCGGATTGCTGCCTACCTCTGCTCCCTCCCGCTCGAAGAACGTCGGCGAGTTCCCGGTATGGTCGCCGACCGGGCCGACATCCTCATCGGCGGTGCGGCAATCCTCGACGTGCTGATGGAGGAACTCGGTATTCCGGAGATCCGCATCAGCGATCGCACCCTCCGCGACGGAATGCTCGTCGATTACCTCTCCCGCACAGAAGGGTTCCCCCACGCCGAACCGCTGTCAGTCAGGAGGCGGAGCGTCATCCAGCTCGGCCGGTCCTGCGGGATCGACGAAGAGCACGCGCTCACGGTCGTCCGCCTCGCGCTCGAGCTCTACGACAGCGCCGCCCGGGAAGGGCTTCACGCCTGCGGGCCTTGGGAGCGGGAGATGCTTGAGTACGCCGCATATCTCCACGACGTCGGCTCGTTCATCTCCTTCAGGGGTCACCAGATCCATTCCCGGTATATCATCGGGAATGCGGATCTTCTCGGGTTCGATCAGGGTGAGACAGCTGTTCTCGCCCTGATCGCCCGCTACCACCGCAAAAAAGTACCGGGTAAGAAAGAGGCGGATCTCGAACCCCTCACCTCCCGGAACCGCCGTGCCGTCCGTATCCTCTCGACGCTGCTCCGTTACGCCGAACACCTCGACAGAACGCATGCCGATCTCGTACGGCACGCACGCTTCACCCACTGCGGGGATGACGAGGTCTGCCTCGAGGTCGGGTGTCCGGGCGACTGCTCGCTCGAGGTCTGGGCGGCCCGGTCTGATGCAGACGCCTTCGCAAAGGTCTTCGGGAAGAAACTGGTTGTCGCGAGCGTCTCCCCCAAATAA
- a CDS encoding Nramp family divalent metal transporter, whose translation MNERLFFLGPGLVLAVEVSGETGLTELLAAGAVYGYGLLGFIVLTLIFKYAFTSGIARYTISEGRTIFDGLREIPGPKNWEVIFIMFIYLMETIAFGGVALVAATMLTHLVPALPSRELIAIAGIGVIVFLLWRESYERFEHILTVMGLMFIVGVLYSLFAVPLPATADILHGFSAVAEAESLITFMALMGAVGSGLNLLLYSVWLHEKIGDRHGEAYFRAHMRSVNENLVMVFVIVGIFAFGFIMLGYAALHGHGSDHMSLEAVVGDVAHVVDALPGGAAVFLITGFFTLFGATMSGMDGRARAIASILRSTTGTGRSEKTLYRAILLLFAAIMLSAVLFGHPADVIHHVAAAASIMFAVLGFMVIYLDSRLPAHARGSRLWLAVMVLGSTLFLAVALLQEEMFLTFGLPLIERFAVLGLVVYFLLRTNLIQRAIAGYLTPLDTVAVVTIFSLFSIYGTAYGIPFNDAIINFRDLGPMIAGLLGGPVAGLLTGLIGGAYRYSLGGWTAFPCFAATVAAGLIAGCFSRRWGAFTYLRFIFLGILVESVHLLIIFPLLAYPAPLADIIDLVRTVFLPMVVTNTLGLFFFLFMIRNQDAAGPVRTLDPAGFVVRAYQRIRHGGLAPDEMGGLFVLVVLAALLPAAFVLDTSLLASVLPLIERIAVLGFVAFLIAQTGFFRRLALGRQSTTDLLWLVISAGFLSVYGSMRGFEVAGLAVTFRDLGPMIAGLIGGPAAGLLAGLFGGAFSSSGGWPAFSSVVSPVVAGLLAGYFNRRWMGQFGFLRLIFLGALVACIQVLLLIPVSGLPEAPVTVLLPLIAANAVGLSVFLSMLRERGIETVLKERPYREPQLGVPPGVLHEERQEN comes from the coding sequence GTGAACGAACGGCTCTTCTTCCTCGGACCCGGCCTCGTGCTGGCCGTCGAAGTGAGCGGGGAGACCGGTCTCACCGAGCTCCTTGCGGCAGGAGCCGTCTACGGTTACGGGCTCCTCGGGTTCATTGTCCTGACGCTTATCTTCAAGTACGCCTTTACGAGCGGTATCGCCCGGTATACGATATCTGAGGGCAGAACTATCTTCGACGGGCTTCGCGAGATCCCCGGGCCGAAGAACTGGGAAGTCATCTTCATCATGTTCATTTACCTCATGGAGACGATCGCGTTCGGCGGAGTCGCCCTCGTTGCGGCGACGATGCTGACGCACCTGGTTCCGGCGCTCCCCTCCCGGGAACTTATCGCAATCGCCGGCATCGGCGTGATCGTCTTTCTGCTCTGGCGGGAGTCGTACGAGCGGTTCGAACATATTCTCACCGTAATGGGACTGATGTTCATCGTCGGTGTCCTCTACAGTCTCTTTGCGGTGCCGCTCCCGGCAACCGCGGATATCCTGCATGGTTTCTCCGCCGTCGCCGAGGCGGAGTCGCTCATCACCTTCATGGCGCTGATGGGCGCGGTCGGGTCGGGCTTAAATCTCCTGCTTTACTCCGTCTGGCTGCACGAGAAGATCGGCGACCGGCACGGGGAGGCCTATTTCAGGGCGCATATGCGGAGCGTCAACGAGAATCTGGTCATGGTCTTTGTCATCGTCGGGATCTTTGCGTTCGGGTTCATCATGCTCGGATACGCCGCCCTGCACGGGCACGGTTCGGATCACATGAGCCTTGAGGCGGTGGTCGGCGACGTCGCCCACGTCGTCGACGCCCTTCCCGGCGGTGCGGCGGTCTTTCTGATCACGGGTTTCTTCACCCTCTTCGGCGCAACCATGAGCGGCATGGACGGCCGTGCCCGTGCGATCGCCTCCATCCTCCGGTCGACCACCGGCACCGGCCGGTCGGAGAAGACCCTGTACCGGGCAATCCTGCTCCTCTTCGCCGCTATCATGCTCTCGGCAGTACTCTTCGGGCATCCTGCGGATGTTATCCACCACGTCGCCGCCGCCGCCTCGATCATGTTCGCGGTGCTCGGGTTCATGGTCATTTATCTCGATTCCCGGCTCCCGGCTCATGCCCGCGGGTCGCGTCTCTGGCTCGCCGTCATGGTGCTCGGGAGCACCCTCTTCCTCGCGGTGGCGCTCCTGCAGGAAGAGATGTTCCTGACTTTTGGTCTGCCCCTGATCGAACGGTTCGCCGTCCTCGGGCTCGTGGTCTACTTCCTCCTGCGGACGAACCTGATCCAGCGGGCGATCGCCGGTTACCTGACACCGCTCGACACGGTGGCGGTCGTAACTATCTTCTCTCTCTTCTCGATCTACGGAACGGCATACGGTATTCCATTCAACGATGCCATCATCAACTTCCGCGATCTCGGGCCAATGATAGCAGGGCTTCTCGGCGGCCCCGTCGCCGGTCTCCTCACCGGCCTCATCGGCGGGGCATACCGCTACTCCCTCGGGGGCTGGACGGCGTTTCCCTGCTTCGCCGCCACCGTCGCGGCAGGCCTCATCGCCGGCTGCTTCTCCCGCCGCTGGGGCGCGTTTACTTATCTCCGGTTCATCTTCCTCGGCATCCTCGTTGAATCGGTGCACCTCCTCATCATCTTCCCGCTCCTCGCCTATCCCGCCCCTCTCGCTGACATCATCGATCTGGTCAGGACTGTCTTCCTCCCGATGGTCGTCACGAACACCCTCGGGCTCTTCTTCTTCCTCTTCATGATCCGAAACCAGGACGCTGCAGGCCCTGTCCGGACGCTCGATCCTGCCGGGTTTGTCGTACGGGCGTATCAGCGTATCAGGCATGGCGGTCTTGCCCCCGACGAGATGGGAGGGCTCTTCGTCCTTGTCGTCCTTGCCGCGCTGCTCCCCGCAGCGTTCGTTCTTGATACATCCCTCCTGGCCTCCGTACTCCCGCTTATCGAGCGGATTGCTGTCCTCGGGTTCGTCGCATTCCTGATTGCCCAGACCGGCTTCTTCCGCCGCCTTGCCCTCGGCAGGCAGTCGACGACGGACCTTCTCTGGCTCGTTATCTCCGCTGGTTTCCTCTCTGTTTACGGGAGCATGCGGGGGTTTGAGGTCGCCGGGCTCGCCGTTACCTTCCGCGACCTTGGCCCCATGATCGCCGGGCTCATCGGCGGGCCTGCTGCCGGGCTGCTCGCCGGCCTCTTCGGAGGGGCTTTCTCTTCTTCCGGGGGCTGGCCGGCGTTCTCCTCCGTGGTAAGTCCGGTGGTCGCCGGTCTCCTGGCCGGATACTTCAATCGACGCTGGATGGGACAGTTCGGCTTCCTCCGGCTGATCTTCCTCGGAGCCCTCGTTGCGTGCATCCAGGTCCTCCTCCTCATCCCGGTCTCCGGCCTCCCCGAAGCGCCGGTGACGGTGCTCCTCCCGCTGATCGCGGCAAACGCTGTCGGGCTCTCAGTCTTCCTCTCCATGCTCCGGGAGCGGGGGATCGAGACGGTGCTCAAGGAGCGCCCCTACCGGGAGCCGCAGCTTGGAGTGCCGCCCGGCGTGCTGCACGAAGAGCGGCAGGAGAACTAA
- a CDS encoding sulfite exporter TauE/SafE family protein: MQSVRQRYAPVAALLAFLLLLAFAVFLTGTAESPETPPLDTGRILVLFGLGVLAGVLGGLIGIGGSTIMLPVMYFSLGFPETIAIGTGLFVVIFTSFSGGYGHIVRKNADTRVAVRLALGGVAGVLLGSWLFTLLANETDLLGLILGVVFLVPAVNMIREGLFSRESAAPAGAGIGGSTLAFTGFGVGVGVLTGLTGLGGGFALVPGLIYLFGAPVYVTMGTSLAAILPMAIIGGGIKLAQGYVALGAAVILAMGSVIGAQTGAAVIRYIPPGVLKLLFGLYFAYASIRFIAEYLGIALP, encoded by the coding sequence ATGCAATCCGTACGGCAGCGGTATGCCCCGGTGGCGGCGCTTCTCGCCTTCCTCCTTCTCCTGGCGTTCGCCGTCTTTCTGACCGGAACCGCGGAGAGCCCGGAGACGCCGCCTCTTGATACCGGCCGGATACTCGTCCTCTTCGGTCTCGGCGTTCTTGCCGGAGTGCTCGGAGGGCTCATCGGGATCGGCGGATCGACGATCATGCTGCCGGTCATGTACTTCTCCCTCGGTTTTCCCGAGACGATCGCCATCGGGACGGGCCTTTTCGTCGTCATCTTCACCTCGTTCTCCGGGGGGTACGGGCACATCGTCCGAAAGAACGCGGATACCCGGGTGGCCGTCCGGCTCGCCCTCGGCGGCGTTGCGGGCGTGTTGCTCGGTTCGTGGCTCTTTACCCTCCTCGCGAATGAAACGGATCTCCTCGGGCTGATCCTCGGGGTCGTCTTCCTCGTCCCGGCGGTCAACATGATCCGCGAGGGCCTCTTTTCCCGGGAAAGCGCCGCCCCCGCCGGGGCGGGGATCGGCGGGTCGACGCTGGCGTTTACCGGGTTCGGGGTCGGTGTCGGTGTGCTCACCGGCCTGACCGGTCTCGGGGGCGGGTTTGCCCTGGTGCCGGGGCTCATCTACCTCTTCGGCGCCCCGGTCTACGTGACGATGGGAACGAGCCTTGCGGCGATACTCCCGATGGCGATCATCGGCGGCGGCATCAAATTGGCTCAGGGCTACGTGGCACTCGGGGCTGCCGTCATCCTCGCCATGGGGTCCGTCATCGGGGCGCAGACCGGGGCTGCCGTCATCCGGTACATCCCGCCCGGCGTCCTGAAACTGCTCTTCGGTCTGTACTTCGCCTACGCCTCGATCAGGTTCATCGCGGAGTACCTCGGGATCGCCCTGCCCTAG
- the glgP gene encoding alpha-glucan family phosphorylase, with protein sequence MTDIPVDRFSHIPDRISGLVELAYNLWWSWHSSAMLLFKQINRAEWKESGQNPVKMLLETPARFFERAAEDPDYLRRYDLLMCRFRNYMASKNSWFSENYPERLPLTIAYFSSEFGLHPSLPLYAGGLGILAGDHVKECSDLGVPMVAVGFLYAEGYVHQHLEADGWQKNIVELLDRETAPITRVTDEHGRQLVVQVPLIEPPLYVAVWKVQAGRVPLYLLDTHIDENLPENRSISHRLYEKDLEGRLRQELVLGVGGRTVLNTLGVSYSAMHLNEGHSAFALIERLRERVDAGMSFEEAAKQVRNTSIFTTHTPVPAGHDIFPFDLMHRYFGDYAPSLGIDWETFIDLGAAPHDPEAGFNMTAFAFRMTRFHNGVSQKHGEVARQMWQSLWPGVPESLVPIESVTNGVHVPTWLNRRVETLFDTYMDPVCPTWREEHDNPLVWRFIDEIPDEELWNVHLWLKMKLFSRIRERKRRKWSGYRNEPWNLVAEGLMLDATTLTIGFARRFTGYKRADLIFEDLDRLEEIVTNRWRPVQFVFAGKAHPADDRGKDVLKRIYQFAESPEFAGRIAFVENYGQQLARYMVQGVDVWLNTPVPLMEASGTSGMKAALNGVPNLSVLDGWWVEGYNGRNGWAFEGSQPYGENNRADAETVYNIIEKEIAPLYYMRPMDEIPHGWVKVMKESIKSCAWQYSARRMVKEYITRYYPSVCMYAGEPMTGALESCRL encoded by the coding sequence ATGACGGACATACCTGTAGACCGGTTCTCGCACATCCCGGACAGAATATCCGGGCTGGTGGAGCTGGCATACAATCTCTGGTGGAGCTGGCATTCCTCGGCGATGCTGCTTTTCAAGCAGATCAACCGGGCGGAATGGAAGGAGAGCGGGCAGAACCCGGTAAAGATGCTCCTTGAGACCCCGGCGCGGTTCTTCGAGCGTGCGGCAGAGGATCCCGACTACCTCCGCCGCTACGATCTGCTCATGTGCCGGTTCCGAAACTACATGGCGAGTAAAAACAGCTGGTTCTCCGAGAACTACCCCGAGCGGTTGCCGCTCACTATCGCCTACTTCTCCTCGGAGTTCGGGCTGCACCCCTCCCTGCCGCTCTACGCCGGAGGGCTCGGCATCCTTGCGGGAGACCACGTCAAAGAGTGCAGCGATCTCGGCGTTCCCATGGTCGCCGTCGGGTTCCTGTATGCAGAGGGCTACGTGCACCAGCACCTTGAGGCGGATGGCTGGCAGAAGAACATCGTGGAACTGCTCGACCGTGAAACCGCCCCGATCACCCGGGTCACGGACGAGCACGGCAGACAGCTCGTCGTGCAGGTACCGCTCATCGAACCGCCGCTCTACGTCGCGGTCTGGAAAGTGCAGGCCGGGAGAGTCCCGCTCTACCTCCTCGACACCCACATCGATGAAAACCTCCCCGAGAACCGGAGTATCTCTCACCGGCTCTACGAAAAAGACCTCGAAGGACGGCTTCGGCAGGAACTGGTGCTCGGGGTCGGCGGCCGGACGGTGCTCAACACCCTCGGGGTCAGTTACTCGGCCATGCACCTTAACGAAGGGCATTCGGCTTTTGCTCTCATCGAACGGCTCCGGGAACGGGTTGATGCGGGCATGTCGTTTGAAGAGGCAGCGAAGCAGGTACGGAACACCTCGATCTTCACAACCCATACACCGGTGCCGGCAGGCCATGATATATTCCCGTTCGACCTGATGCACCGGTACTTCGGCGACTACGCCCCCTCCCTCGGAATCGACTGGGAGACGTTCATCGATCTTGGGGCGGCGCCCCACGATCCTGAAGCGGGATTCAACATGACTGCGTTTGCCTTTCGGATGACCCGATTCCACAACGGCGTCTCCCAGAAACACGGCGAGGTTGCACGGCAGATGTGGCAGTCCCTCTGGCCCGGAGTGCCGGAGAGCCTTGTCCCGATAGAATCGGTGACAAACGGCGTCCATGTTCCCACCTGGCTGAACCGGCGGGTGGAGACGCTCTTTGACACGTACATGGATCCCGTCTGCCCGACCTGGCGGGAGGAACACGACAATCCTCTTGTCTGGCGGTTCATCGACGAGATCCCGGACGAGGAGCTCTGGAACGTGCACCTGTGGCTGAAGATGAAACTCTTCTCCCGGATCCGCGAACGGAAGCGGCGGAAATGGTCGGGGTACCGGAACGAGCCGTGGAACCTCGTGGCGGAGGGGTTGATGCTCGACGCCACCACCCTGACGATCGGGTTTGCCCGCAGGTTTACCGGCTACAAACGGGCGGATCTGATCTTTGAGGATCTCGACCGGCTTGAGGAGATCGTGACGAACCGGTGGCGGCCGGTCCAGTTCGTCTTTGCCGGAAAAGCCCATCCGGCAGACGACCGGGGCAAAGATGTCCTCAAGCGGATCTACCAGTTTGCGGAGTCGCCGGAGTTTGCCGGGCGGATCGCGTTCGTCGAGAATTACGGTCAACAACTTGCACGCTACATGGTGCAGGGCGTCGACGTCTGGCTCAACACCCCGGTGCCGCTGATGGAGGCAAGCGGAACGAGCGGGATGAAGGCCGCGCTCAACGGGGTGCCGAACCTCTCCGTCCTCGACGGTTGGTGGGTGGAGGGCTACAACGGCAGGAACGGCTGGGCCTTCGAAGGCAGCCAGCCCTACGGGGAGAACAATCGTGCCGACGCGGAGACCGTCTACAATATCATCGAAAAAGAGATAGCCCCGCTCTACTACATGCGCCCGATGGACGAGATCCCCCACGGGTGGGTGAAGGTGATGAAGGAGTCGATCAAGAGCTGTGCGTGGCAGTACTCCGCCCGCCGGATGGTGAAGGAATATATTACGCGCTACTACCCGTCCGTCTGCATGTATGCGGGAGAACCGATGACCGGTGCGCTTGAGAGCTGCAGGCTGTGA
- a CDS encoding 2TM domain-containing protein, with product MTMDESERYARAKKRVEDIRGFYTHLGIYIIINVLLVIINLLTSPGALWFYWVTLFWGVGIAFHALDVFVGNRIFGSEWEERKIREMMEKDERKR from the coding sequence ATGACGATGGATGAGAGCGAGCGGTATGCGCGGGCGAAGAAGCGTGTCGAGGATATTCGGGGTTTCTACACGCACCTTGGCATTTATATCATCATCAATGTCCTGCTTGTGATTATCAACCTCCTCACGAGCCCCGGTGCTCTCTGGTTCTACTGGGTGACGCTCTTCTGGGGGGTCGGGATCGCCTTCCACGCACTCGATGTCTTTGTCGGAAACCGGATCTTCGGCAGTGAGTGGGAAGAACGCAAAATCCGGGAGATGATGGAGAAAGACGAGCGAAAGCGGTGA
- a CDS encoding metalloprotease family protein produces MIRSGLHEVGRLDLSTKKNIILVQMAGFLGLVASAFLFLQAAILLRPDIPTEASFTFSGMEGLVAIAAGLAVFAGAVLVLVVVHEGVHAFFFWLITGERPRLGVTGFYAYVGAPPGVTVARNRYFGIALAPLFVTTVAGLFLLTVVPLIVLPPLLLILILNAAGSIGDIIVSGWLLRYSPSVLVGDQGIAVVVCRPS; encoded by the coding sequence TTGATCCGTTCCGGCCTGCATGAGGTCGGCAGGCTCGACCTCTCGACGAAGAAAAATATCATCCTTGTCCAGATGGCGGGTTTCCTCGGCCTCGTGGCCTCGGCATTTCTCTTTCTGCAGGCGGCGATCCTGCTTCGGCCCGATATTCCCACCGAGGCTTCGTTTACGTTCTCCGGAATGGAAGGGCTGGTCGCCATTGCCGCCGGGCTTGCCGTTTTCGCCGGGGCGGTGCTGGTTCTGGTGGTGGTGCACGAAGGGGTGCATGCATTCTTCTTTTGGCTCATTACGGGAGAGCGTCCCCGGCTTGGGGTTACCGGGTTCTACGCATACGTCGGCGCGCCGCCCGGCGTCACCGTCGCCCGGAACCGGTACTTCGGGATCGCGCTTGCGCCGCTCTTCGTCACCACCGTAGCCGGGCTCTTCCTCCTCACCGTGGTGCCCCTCATCGTCCTGCCGCCCCTCCTTCTGATCCTGATTCTGAACGCTGCCGGGTCGATCGGGGACATCATTGTCTCCGGTTGGCTCCTCCGGTATTCCCCGTCCGTTCTCGTCGGTGATCAGGGGATTGCCGTCGTCGTCTGCCGCCCCTCCTGA
- a CDS encoding YigZ family protein, with protein MGVALMWESAVVAVEERRSRFYAHLYEIESAGDLKVILDRHRSCYRKAAHHCAAVRIGGTEEFRSDREVGQPGRVLLTVLRRHALDRHALVVSRVFGGVRLGPGGVARAFRDAGERAAEAAERERP; from the coding sequence ATGGGAGTCGCTCTGATGTGGGAGTCGGCGGTGGTGGCCGTCGAGGAGCGTCGTTCCCGGTTCTACGCGCACCTCTACGAGATCGAGAGTGCCGGGGATCTCAAGGTCATCCTCGACCGGCACCGGAGCTGCTACCGGAAGGCCGCCCACCACTGTGCTGCCGTGCGTATCGGCGGGACGGAGGAGTTCCGGAGCGATCGCGAGGTTGGCCAGCCCGGCCGGGTGCTTCTTACGGTGCTCAGGCGGCATGCCCTTGACCGGCATGCCCTGGTCGTCTCAAGGGTCTTCGGGGGCGTCAGGCTTGGCCCCGGCGGGGTCGCCCGGGCGTTCCGGGACGCGGGCGAACGGGCGGCGGAGGCGGCGGAGCGGGAGAGGCCTTGA
- a CDS encoding ROK family protein → MPNLIAVDLGGTQIRAGIVTENGRILEHARTPTPVVGQSGAVVTDALLGLIERLLRSPAGTEAAIAAVGISSAGPLDLTRGMMVHSPNIAFPEVALVEPVRERFGVPTFLVNDARAGLLGERWVGAARGCGNVVYVTMSTGIGGGAVVGGRLLLGRNGNAGEIGHLFVDNHYNQRCGCGHLGHWEAYGSGRFMPRFFAAWQESEGIGDAGFVADTPAAIFAAARAGEPVALAFMEALGRVNARGISNVIVAYNPEVIVFDGPIARYNGDLVIEHLMPFVDRYLALPRLVVSTFEGRAPLLGAAAYAWESL, encoded by the coding sequence ATGCCGAACCTGATAGCTGTCGACCTTGGAGGAACACAGATCCGTGCCGGTATCGTCACGGAAAATGGACGAATTCTCGAACATGCCAGAACGCCGACGCCCGTCGTCGGGCAGTCCGGTGCGGTCGTCACCGATGCGCTTCTCGGGCTGATCGAACGTCTGCTCCGGTCTCCTGCCGGGACGGAGGCTGCCATCGCCGCTGTTGGGATCAGTTCCGCCGGGCCGCTCGATCTTACGCGCGGAATGATGGTGCACTCGCCGAACATCGCTTTCCCCGAGGTCGCCCTCGTCGAGCCGGTCCGGGAGCGGTTCGGGGTGCCGACGTTTCTCGTCAATGACGCCCGGGCGGGTCTTCTCGGTGAGCGGTGGGTCGGTGCTGCCCGGGGGTGCGGGAACGTCGTATACGTCACCATGTCGACCGGGATCGGCGGCGGCGCGGTCGTCGGTGGTCGTCTCCTTCTCGGGCGGAACGGGAACGCCGGCGAGATCGGGCATCTCTTCGTCGACAACCACTACAACCAGCGCTGCGGGTGCGGTCACCTCGGCCACTGGGAGGCTTACGGGTCAGGCCGGTTCATGCCCCGGTTCTTCGCTGCCTGGCAGGAGAGCGAAGGGATCGGCGATGCCGGATTTGTGGCGGACACTCCTGCGGCGATCTTCGCCGCCGCACGGGCGGGAGAGCCCGTCGCCCTCGCGTTCATGGAGGCGCTCGGCCGGGTGAACGCCCGCGGGATCTCGAACGTCATCGTCGCCTACAATCCCGAGGTTATCGTCTTCGACGGCCCCATCGCCCGGTATAACGGTGATCTCGTCATCGAGCACCTGATGCCGTTCGTCGATCGATACCTCGCGCTGCCCCGCCTGGTCGTCAGCACTTTTGAGGGCAGAGCGCCGCTCCTCGGGGCGGCAGCCTATGCATGGGAGTCGCTCTGA
- a CDS encoding FeoA family protein: MTTELITLQTGTRATVVGFTGPQGFAWKLRTIGIREGKTLTVVARHPFGGPVVVSVDGRAVTLGRGMARRVLVDVQA; encoded by the coding sequence ATGACAACCGAACTGATCACCCTGCAGACGGGGACACGCGCGACGGTCGTCGGATTTACAGGACCCCAGGGCTTCGCCTGGAAACTCCGGACCATCGGCATCCGCGAAGGGAAGACGCTAACGGTGGTTGCCCGCCACCCCTTCGGCGGCCCGGTCGTCGTGAGCGTGGACGGCCGTGCAGTGACGCTGGGTAGAGGAATGGCCCGCAGGGTTCTGGTGGACGTGCAGGCATGA